A stretch of the Actinomyces qiguomingii genome encodes the following:
- a CDS encoding MerR family transcriptional regulator has protein sequence MRVAEIARLTGTSVRTVRYYHSLGLLPVPEERGGWRDYDLSHVARLSRIRWLVQAGVPLKAIGHILGRSAEQEEGPDAAATVIADLSGALDAVQEHLDGVLRQRDMLIGLLKRAQEGLTVSPMPPRMVAFFDRLEAAAPDERTRAAVRRERDLVDVACYSGRMPPAAELIFPEPDDGEDAEALAAYGRDTAGLSNAQIEERAADNIARFERVLGPQRCRELAEDFDTASVRPLFQLIATVEPGYARMAEAMERLLIEAIARWRAR, from the coding sequence ATGCGCGTCGCCGAAATAGCCCGGCTCACCGGCACCTCCGTTCGCACTGTGCGCTATTACCACTCGCTGGGTCTGCTGCCCGTGCCCGAGGAGCGGGGCGGCTGGCGCGACTACGACCTCAGCCATGTGGCCCGCCTGTCACGCATCCGCTGGCTGGTCCAGGCCGGCGTCCCGCTGAAGGCCATCGGACACATACTGGGCCGGTCCGCCGAGCAGGAGGAGGGCCCGGATGCCGCGGCAACCGTCATCGCCGACCTGTCGGGAGCACTGGACGCCGTACAGGAGCACCTGGACGGGGTGCTGCGGCAGCGGGACATGCTGATCGGCCTGCTGAAGCGCGCGCAGGAGGGCTTGACCGTCTCCCCGATGCCGCCGCGCATGGTGGCCTTCTTCGACCGTCTGGAGGCGGCCGCGCCCGATGAGCGGACACGGGCGGCCGTGCGCCGTGAGCGCGACCTGGTCGATGTGGCCTGCTACAGCGGGCGTATGCCTCCCGCTGCCGAACTGATCTTCCCCGAGCCCGACGACGGTGAGGACGCCGAGGCCCTGGCGGCCTACGGCAGGGACACCGCGGGCCTTAGTAATGCGCAGATCGAGGAGCGCGCGGCGGACAACATCGCCAGATTCGAACGGGTTCTGGGGCCGCAGCGCTGCCGGGAGCTCGCCGAAGACTTCGACACTGCCAGTGTCCGCCCCCTGTTCCAACTGATTGCCACGGTGGAACCGGGGTATGCGCGGATGGCGGAGGCGATGGAGAGGCTGTTGATCGAGGCGATCGCCCGCTGGCGCGCACGGTGA
- a CDS encoding ABC transporter ATP-binding protein, with translation MDSRRPEGAIEISGLVKTFGRLHAVDGLDLNVRRGQIHGFLGPNGAGKSTTIRVLLGMYHRSAGEVRVLGLDPAHAAKAITRRTAYVPGDVALWPALTGAQTLDAFAALRGRRDRRREAELIEAFSLDPSKPVRSYSKGNRQKVALIAALAAPCELLILDEPTTGLDPLQEEIFQRCVREAAAAGRTVLLSSHLLDEVDRVCDAVTIIKDGRTVEAGTLAALRHLRDSTITCRLPDGAIPGLPHGINAPPAGADGVTRISAPAEDVPNTLSALIAAGAQGLTCTPASLEDLFLRHYEGQAR, from the coding sequence ATGGACTCCCGCCGCCCCGAGGGCGCCATTGAGATCAGCGGCCTGGTCAAGACCTTCGGACGCCTGCACGCCGTCGACGGCCTGGACCTGAACGTACGCCGCGGTCAGATCCATGGCTTCCTCGGTCCCAACGGCGCCGGCAAGTCCACCACGATTCGCGTACTGCTGGGCATGTACCACCGCAGCGCCGGCGAGGTGCGGGTGCTGGGACTCGACCCGGCGCACGCGGCGAAGGCCATCACCCGGCGCACCGCCTACGTACCCGGCGACGTGGCGCTGTGGCCGGCCCTGACCGGGGCGCAGACTCTGGACGCCTTCGCCGCGCTGCGCGGCCGCCGCGATCGCCGCCGTGAGGCGGAGCTGATCGAGGCATTCAGTCTGGATCCGTCCAAGCCGGTGCGCAGCTACTCCAAGGGCAATCGACAGAAGGTCGCGCTCATCGCGGCCCTGGCGGCGCCCTGCGAGTTGCTCATCCTGGATGAGCCCACCACCGGGCTCGATCCGCTCCAGGAGGAGATTTTCCAAAGGTGCGTGCGTGAGGCGGCCGCCGCGGGCCGCACGGTGCTGCTGTCCAGCCATCTACTGGACGAGGTGGACCGCGTTTGCGACGCGGTCACCATCATCAAGGACGGGCGCACCGTGGAGGCCGGCACCCTGGCCGCGCTGCGGCACCTGCGCGACTCGACGATCACCTGCCGCCTGCCGGACGGCGCCATACCAGGACTACCACACGGCATCAACGCCCCACCGGCGGGGGCCGACGGCGTGACGCGAATATCGGCGCCCGCCGAAGACGTCCCGAATACGCTGAGCGCCCTCATCGCCGCGGGCGCCCAGGGACTGACCTGCACCCCGGCGTCCCTGGAGGACCTGTTCCTGCGTCACTACGAGGGCCAGGCCCGATGA
- a CDS encoding metal-sulfur cluster assembly factor, with translation MSEIAQETNPMAAQHAPSGPADIDVAAVEEALRDVIDPELGINVVDLGLLYGISIEPDGTVVLDMTLTTAACPLTDLIEEQAQQALGLIADKVRVQWVWLPPWGPDKITPEGREQLRALGFNV, from the coding sequence ATGAGCGAGATCGCCCAGGAAACCAACCCGATGGCCGCTCAACACGCGCCCAGCGGCCCAGCAGACATCGACGTCGCCGCCGTTGAGGAGGCCCTACGCGACGTTATTGACCCCGAACTGGGCATCAACGTTGTAGACCTGGGCCTGTTGTACGGCATTTCCATTGAGCCGGACGGCACCGTAGTGCTCGACATGACCCTGACCACGGCGGCCTGTCCACTGACCGACTTGATTGAGGAACAGGCGCAGCAGGCGCTGGGACTGATAGCCGACAAGGTGCGGGTGCAGTGGGTGTGGCTGCCGCCGTGGGGACCGGACAAGATCACCCCGGAGGGCCGCGAGCAGTTGCGCGCGCTCGGCTTCAACGTCTGA
- the sufU gene encoding Fe-S cluster assembly sulfur transfer protein SufU produces MNDLDQLYQQVILDHSRERHGAGALESPDAVSHQVNPTCGDEVTLGVRVVAGRLEALGWEGDGCSISQASISIMHDLVVGADLDFVARLEADFDTLMHSRGRGVDDVVLDELEDAAAFEGVSKYPNRIKCALLGWIALKDALLKAGVPLHGAKVS; encoded by the coding sequence ATGAACGATCTCGACCAGCTCTACCAGCAAGTCATCCTCGACCACTCGCGCGAACGCCACGGTGCGGGTGCTCTGGAGTCTCCCGATGCCGTCTCCCATCAGGTGAACCCGACCTGCGGTGACGAGGTCACCCTGGGCGTGCGAGTCGTCGCCGGACGCCTGGAGGCGCTTGGCTGGGAGGGGGACGGTTGTTCCATCTCTCAGGCCTCCATCTCCATCATGCACGACCTTGTGGTCGGCGCCGACCTTGACTTTGTGGCCAGGCTGGAAGCAGATTTCGACACCCTCATGCACTCACGCGGTCGCGGCGTGGATGACGTGGTACTGGATGAGTTGGAGGACGCCGCCGCCTTCGAGGGCGTCTCGAAGTACCCCAATCGCATCAAGTGCGCGCTGCTGGGATGGATTGCACTCAAAGATGCGTTACTGAAGGCGGGCGTTCCCCTGCACGGCGCCAAGGTCAGCTGA
- a CDS encoding aminotransferase class V-fold PLP-dependent enzyme has protein sequence MTQTIEHQEQEDALPDGDTPLTPKEVAALRADFPYLERPARNGEALAYLDWAATSQKPVGVMAAEFDFYGRSNGAAGRSTYQLADEATAAWEDAREAVAGFVGARGSQLVFTKNATEAVNLVALAIGHASAGRPAGHGGPAAGTDPSARLRVGPGDEIVVTVAEHHANLVPWQELAARTGAVLRWLDLTKDGRIDPSSVKVITDRTRILALTHVSNVTGAITPLAQILPAARSAGALVVLDTCQSSPHLPVDFAALVAAGVDAMVLSSHKMLGPTGIGALVATEELLDAMPPVLTGGSMIETVTMASSTYMPAPARFEAGSQPLAQAAGWHAAVDYLSEVGMGRLYAGEQALLDRTVRGMAEVPGLRILGPEDTHDRVGVVSFTLEGVHPHDVGQVLDAAGVAVRTGHHCAQPIHAHFAVPSSSRVSFGPVTTPEEIDRFLDAVASVRGYFQR, from the coding sequence ATGACCCAAACCATTGAGCACCAGGAGCAGGAGGATGCCCTGCCCGATGGTGACACGCCCTTAACTCCCAAAGAGGTGGCGGCGTTGCGCGCCGACTTCCCCTACCTGGAGCGGCCGGCCCGCAATGGTGAAGCACTGGCATACCTCGATTGGGCCGCCACCAGTCAGAAGCCTGTCGGCGTGATGGCCGCCGAGTTCGACTTCTACGGCCGGTCCAACGGCGCTGCCGGACGTTCTACCTACCAGCTGGCCGATGAGGCCACCGCCGCGTGGGAGGACGCCCGCGAGGCCGTCGCGGGTTTTGTGGGCGCCCGCGGCAGCCAACTGGTCTTCACCAAGAACGCCACCGAGGCCGTGAACCTAGTGGCCCTGGCCATTGGACATGCCAGCGCGGGCCGGCCCGCCGGGCACGGCGGGCCGGCGGCCGGCACCGACCCCAGCGCCCGCCTGCGTGTGGGCCCCGGCGATGAGATCGTGGTTACCGTGGCCGAGCATCACGCCAATCTGGTGCCCTGGCAGGAGCTGGCCGCTCGCACCGGTGCCGTTCTGCGGTGGCTGGACCTGACGAAGGACGGCCGCATCGATCCGAGCAGCGTGAAGGTGATCACCGATCGCACCCGGATACTCGCACTGACCCACGTATCCAATGTGACCGGCGCAATCACCCCGCTGGCGCAGATCCTGCCCGCCGCCCGCAGCGCCGGGGCGCTGGTGGTGCTCGACACCTGCCAGTCCTCCCCGCACCTCCCGGTGGACTTCGCCGCCCTGGTGGCAGCCGGCGTGGACGCTATGGTGCTGTCCAGTCACAAAATGCTGGGACCAACCGGCATCGGCGCCCTGGTGGCCACCGAGGAGCTGCTGGACGCCATGCCGCCGGTGCTTACCGGCGGCTCCATGATCGAGACCGTCACCATGGCCTCCTCCACCTACATGCCCGCGCCCGCGCGTTTCGAGGCCGGCAGTCAGCCGCTCGCCCAGGCTGCCGGCTGGCACGCCGCCGTCGACTACCTGTCCGAGGTGGGCATGGGGCGCCTGTACGCCGGCGAACAGGCTCTGCTGGACCGGACTGTGCGCGGTATGGCGGAGGTGCCCGGCCTGCGTATCCTCGGTCCGGAGGATACGCATGACCGCGTCGGGGTGGTGTCCTTCACGCTAGAGGGCGTGCATCCTCATGACGTGGGGCAGGTGCTCGACGCCGCCGGGGTGGCGGTGCGCACCGGCCACCACTGTGCCCAGCCGATCCATGCCCACTTCGCAGTGCCGTCCTCTTCACGCGTATCCTTCGGTCCGGTGACCACGCCCGAGGAGATCGACCGCTTCCTTGACGCCGTCGCCTCCGTCCGCGGCTACTTCCAGAGGTGA
- the sufC gene encoding Fe-S cluster assembly ATPase SufC, translating into MSTLEIKNLHVQVATNDGPKPILKGVDLTVDSREVHAIMGPNGSGKSTLAYSIAGHPDYEITEGEVLLDGVDLLDMSVDERARAGLFLAMQYPVEVPGVTVANFLRTAKTAIDGEAPKVRQWIGQVNQSMENLRIDTSFTQRDVNAGFSGGEKKRFEILQMELLRPRFAILDETDSGLDIDALRIVSEGVNRLHDSSDAGFLLITHYTRILRYIKPSHIHVFVDGRVAEEGGADLADRLEDEGYDRFLV; encoded by the coding sequence ATGAGCACCCTCGAAATCAAGAACCTTCACGTCCAGGTCGCCACCAACGACGGTCCCAAGCCCATCCTCAAGGGCGTGGACTTGACCGTGGACTCACGCGAGGTTCACGCCATCATGGGCCCCAACGGCTCGGGCAAGTCCACGCTGGCGTACTCCATTGCCGGCCATCCCGACTACGAGATCACCGAGGGCGAGGTGCTGCTCGACGGCGTGGACCTTTTGGATATGAGCGTTGACGAGCGTGCCCGCGCCGGCCTTTTCCTGGCCATGCAGTACCCCGTGGAGGTACCCGGCGTGACAGTGGCGAACTTCCTGCGCACCGCCAAGACAGCCATCGACGGCGAAGCCCCCAAGGTCCGCCAGTGGATCGGTCAGGTCAACCAGTCGATGGAGAACCTGCGCATCGACACCTCCTTCACCCAGCGCGATGTCAACGCCGGTTTCTCCGGCGGTGAGAAGAAGCGCTTCGAGATCTTGCAGATGGAGCTGCTGCGGCCCCGCTTCGCCATTCTGGACGAGACCGACTCCGGCCTGGACATTGACGCCCTGCGCATCGTCTCCGAGGGCGTGAACCGGCTGCACGACTCCTCCGACGCCGGCTTCCTGCTCATCACCCACTACACGCGCATCCTGCGCTATATCAAGCCCAGCCACATTCACGTGTTCGTGGATGGACGGGTGGCCGAGGAGGGCGGTGCGGACCTGGCCGACCGTCTGGAGGATGAGGGCTACGACCGGTTCCTGGTCTGA
- the sufD gene encoding Fe-S cluster assembly protein SufD → MPELKTDHSRASLEGAHTHGGRRYVSSRAERPTSFDPADIPVPHGREEEWRFTPTKRFAPLFDLDAVAAGTGSGVIGVDVDAPAGADVETVRRDDPRLGVVGAPVDRTGVVAWAAFQDSTVLTLRAGVDLERAARMTITGADPELAHPAAQHIRVAAEPDAVGTIVLDHRGTAALTQTVEVTVGEGAELTLVTIQGWEDAAVHASNHRVRVEGRGNLKHVVVSLGGDVRICSDLGFQGEGGHIDAYGVYFTDAGQHQEHRPYVAHTEPHCYSRVAYKGALQGEGAHSVWVGDCLIAAGARGTDTYELNRNLVLTEGAKADSIPNLEIENGNIEGAGHASATGRFDDEQLFYLRARGIPEMEARRLVVLGFFNEIVAEIRVPEVEERLMAAIEKELELTGLVSAREHEAAAL, encoded by the coding sequence ATGCCCGAACTCAAGACCGACCACTCGCGCGCATCGCTGGAGGGGGCGCACACTCACGGCGGACGTCGTTACGTGTCCTCGCGTGCCGAGCGGCCCACCTCCTTCGATCCCGCCGACATCCCCGTGCCTCACGGACGTGAGGAGGAGTGGCGCTTCACTCCCACCAAGCGCTTCGCTCCACTGTTCGATCTCGACGCCGTGGCCGCCGGTACCGGCAGCGGTGTGATCGGCGTCGATGTCGATGCTCCGGCGGGAGCCGACGTCGAAACCGTACGTCGCGACGATCCGCGCCTGGGAGTCGTCGGGGCGCCAGTGGACCGCACCGGCGTCGTCGCCTGGGCCGCCTTCCAGGATTCAACCGTACTCACGCTGCGAGCGGGTGTGGACCTGGAGCGGGCTGCGCGCATGACCATCACCGGAGCCGATCCGGAACTGGCCCACCCCGCCGCCCAGCACATCCGCGTCGCCGCCGAGCCGGACGCCGTCGGCACTATCGTGCTTGACCACCGTGGCACTGCGGCGCTGACCCAGACCGTCGAGGTAACCGTGGGCGAGGGCGCCGAACTGACCCTGGTGACAATTCAGGGTTGGGAGGACGCCGCCGTACACGCCTCGAATCACCGGGTGCGTGTGGAGGGGCGCGGCAACCTCAAACACGTCGTTGTCTCCCTGGGCGGGGACGTGCGAATCTGCTCCGACCTCGGCTTCCAGGGCGAGGGTGGACACATTGACGCCTACGGCGTGTACTTCACCGACGCCGGTCAGCACCAGGAGCACCGCCCCTATGTGGCCCACACCGAGCCGCACTGCTACTCCCGCGTGGCCTACAAGGGAGCTTTGCAGGGCGAGGGTGCCCATTCCGTGTGGGTCGGTGACTGCTTGATCGCAGCCGGCGCCCGCGGCACCGACACCTACGAGCTCAACCGCAATCTGGTACTTACCGAGGGCGCCAAGGCGGACTCCATACCCAATTTGGAGATCGAGAACGGCAATATCGAGGGGGCCGGGCATGCCTCGGCCACCGGCCGTTTCGACGACGAGCAGCTGTTCTATCTGCGCGCCCGCGGTATCCCGGAGATGGAGGCCCGACGCCTGGTGGTTCTCGGCTTCTTCAACGAGATCGTCGCCGAGATCCGCGTCCCCGAGGTGGAGGAGCGGCTCATGGCCGCCATTGAGAAGGAGCTCGAACTCACCGGGCTCGTATCCGCCCGCGAGCATGAGGCAGCGGCTCTCTGA
- the sufB gene encoding Fe-S cluster assembly protein SufB: MTAPVTEAVRSSDDEIIDSISEVYEYGWRDSDAAGMSARRGLDEQVVREISALKGEPEWMLQKRLKAYEIFQRKPMPSWGVDLSDLDMDQVKYFVRSTDRPANSWEDLPEDIRNTYDRLGIPQAERDRLVAGVAAQYESEVVYEQIREDLQEQGVIFLDTDSALKQYPELMQEYFGSVVPAGDNKFAALNTAVWSGGSFIYVPPGVQVEIPLQAYFRINTENMGQFERTLIIADEGSYVHYVEGCTAPIYSTDSLHSAIVEIIVKKNARVRYTTIQNWSNNVYNLVTQRATCAEGATMEWVDGNIGSKRNMKYPAVFLMGPHARGEALSIAFAGAGQHQDTGAKMVHMAPHTSSHIVSKSISRGGGRSGYRGLVQVQKNARHSKSNVLCDALLVDEISRSDTYPYVDIRTDDVEMGHEATVSKVSADQLFYLMQRGLTETEAMATIVRGFVEPIARELPMEYALELNRLIELQMENSVG; encoded by the coding sequence ATGACAGCACCCGTGACGGAAGCTGTGCGCAGCAGCGACGATGAGATCATTGATTCGATCTCCGAGGTCTACGAGTACGGCTGGCGCGACTCAGATGCCGCCGGCATGTCCGCCAGGCGTGGCCTGGATGAGCAGGTGGTGCGCGAGATCTCTGCGCTTAAGGGCGAACCCGAGTGGATGCTGCAAAAGCGGCTGAAGGCCTATGAGATCTTCCAACGCAAGCCCATGCCCAGCTGGGGCGTGGACCTGTCCGACCTGGACATGGACCAGGTCAAGTACTTCGTCCGCTCCACGGACAGGCCCGCCAACTCCTGGGAGGACCTCCCCGAGGACATCCGCAACACCTACGACCGCCTCGGCATCCCCCAGGCGGAGCGGGACCGCCTCGTCGCCGGAGTCGCCGCACAGTACGAGTCCGAGGTTGTCTACGAGCAGATCCGCGAGGATCTGCAGGAACAGGGCGTGATCTTCCTGGACACCGACTCCGCCCTGAAGCAGTACCCCGAGCTGATGCAGGAGTACTTCGGCTCGGTCGTGCCCGCCGGTGACAACAAGTTCGCCGCCCTGAACACGGCCGTGTGGTCGGGCGGCTCCTTCATCTACGTGCCCCCGGGTGTGCAGGTGGAGATCCCCCTGCAGGCCTACTTCCGTATCAACACCGAGAACATGGGCCAGTTCGAGCGCACCCTGATCATCGCCGACGAGGGCTCCTACGTCCACTACGTGGAGGGCTGCACGGCCCCCATCTACTCCACCGACTCCCTGCACTCGGCCATCGTGGAGATCATCGTCAAGAAGAACGCGCGCGTGCGCTACACGACCATCCAGAACTGGTCCAACAACGTCTACAACCTGGTCACCCAGCGGGCCACCTGCGCCGAGGGCGCCACCATGGAATGGGTGGACGGCAACATCGGTTCCAAGCGGAACATGAAGTACCCCGCGGTCTTCCTCATGGGCCCCCACGCTCGCGGCGAGGCCCTGTCCATTGCCTTTGCCGGCGCCGGTCAGCACCAGGACACCGGCGCCAAGATGGTCCACATGGCGCCGCATACGTCCAGCCACATCGTGTCCAAATCGATCTCCCGCGGAGGGGGCCGCTCCGGCTACCGGGGCCTGGTGCAGGTGCAGAAGAACGCCCGGCACTCCAAGTCCAATGTGCTGTGCGACGCCCTGCTGGTCGATGAGATCTCCCGCTCCGACACCTACCCCTATGTCGATATCCGCACCGATGATGTCGAGATGGGGCATGAGGCCACCGTGTCGAAGGTGAGCGCCGATCAGCTATTCTACCTGATGCAGCGCGGCCTGACCGAGACCGAGGCCATGGCCACCATTGTGCGGGGCTTCGTCGAGCCGATCGCCCGCGAGCTGCCCATGGAGTACGCCCTGGAGCTCAACCGGCTCATCGAGCTGCAAATGGAGAACTCCGTCGGCTAA
- a CDS encoding helix-turn-helix transcriptional regulator, with protein MSQADDDSTRSRVLDLIAEKGPVSAAQLAKVLDLTPAAVRRHITALEQSGEIEVHNPSVGGKRRRGRPARFYVATAQARTSFGEGYSELANRALSYLSHVGGEKAINSFAASRGRDLERRYMPVVEAAGKDPADRARALADALTLDGYAATVRAVGDGTFAVQLCQGHCPVRDVAGHFHELCDAETRTFSRLLGVPVQRLATLASGEHVCTTHVPIAMPTLRKRAVRAADQRSRRPRTTEGNS; from the coding sequence ATGAGCCAGGCCGACGATGACTCAACCCGCTCCCGGGTCCTTGACCTGATCGCCGAGAAGGGACCGGTGTCCGCCGCGCAACTGGCCAAGGTCCTGGATCTGACTCCGGCAGCGGTGCGACGCCATATCACCGCCCTTGAGCAGTCCGGCGAGATCGAGGTTCACAACCCCTCAGTGGGCGGCAAGCGCCGTCGCGGGCGCCCGGCGCGCTTCTACGTAGCCACCGCGCAGGCTCGCACCAGTTTCGGTGAGGGGTACTCGGAGCTGGCCAACCGCGCCCTGTCCTACCTGTCTCATGTCGGCGGTGAGAAGGCGATCAACTCCTTCGCCGCCTCGCGCGGCCGCGATCTAGAGCGTCGTTACATGCCGGTGGTGGAGGCCGCCGGCAAGGATCCGGCCGATCGGGCGCGCGCCCTCGCAGACGCACTGACCCTGGACGGCTACGCCGCCACCGTGCGCGCGGTGGGCGACGGCACCTTCGCGGTGCAGCTGTGCCAGGGACACTGCCCGGTGCGGGACGTGGCCGGGCACTTCCATGAACTGTGTGACGCCGAGACCCGCACCTTCTCTCGGCTGCTCGGCGTCCCCGTGCAACGCCTGGCCACCCTTGCCAGCGGCGAGCACGTGTGTACCACCCATGTACCCATCGCCATGCCCACGCTGCGTAAACGCGCAGTGCGGGCGGCGGACCAGCGGAGCCGTCGGCCCCGGACAACGGAAGGAAACTCATGA
- a CDS encoding glycosyl hydrolase family 32 has product MGLELADHWLWDHWMAEDGEHYHLFFLRASRALHDPERRHWRASLGHAVSDDARSWRLLPDALVHSDGPAFDDQAIWTGCTIHKPGGGMRVFYTGISRAERGMVQRIGWADSEDGVTFERRCAQPLEADGRWYEKWHPGHPWDEPWRDPFVFAYDGSWHMLITARARGVNRKHAGVIGHAVSEDLDHWEVLPPLTEPSVFGQLEVSQSHSVDGRNLLVFSCGDDMQAEPGAGGVWVAEGEGPLGPWDVNAARYVRPEHLYAGQLFRLRNGQWVLTGFNNIVDGAFVGSVPDPLPWAEIELAERR; this is encoded by the coding sequence ATGGGATTGGAACTCGCAGACCACTGGCTGTGGGACCACTGGATGGCCGAGGACGGCGAGCACTACCACCTGTTCTTCCTGCGCGCCTCCCGGGCATTGCATGATCCGGAACGGCGGCACTGGCGCGCCTCGCTGGGACACGCCGTCTCCGATGACGCCCGTTCCTGGAGGCTGCTCCCCGATGCGCTGGTGCACTCCGACGGGCCGGCGTTTGATGACCAAGCCATCTGGACGGGCTGCACCATCCACAAGCCCGGCGGCGGGATGCGGGTGTTCTACACAGGCATCTCCCGGGCTGAGCGCGGCATGGTGCAACGGATCGGCTGGGCTGATTCAGAGGACGGCGTCACCTTCGAGCGCCGTTGTGCACAGCCACTCGAGGCGGACGGGCGCTGGTATGAGAAGTGGCATCCCGGCCACCCGTGGGATGAGCCGTGGCGGGACCCCTTCGTATTCGCATACGACGGCAGCTGGCACATGCTCATCACCGCTCGTGCCCGGGGCGTGAACCGCAAGCACGCCGGCGTGATCGGGCATGCGGTATCCGAGGACCTCGACCACTGGGAGGTGCTGCCTCCCTTGACCGAGCCGAGCGTGTTCGGTCAGCTCGAGGTCAGCCAGTCCCATAGTGTCGATGGACGCAACCTGCTGGTCTTCTCCTGTGGCGATGACATGCAGGCCGAGCCCGGAGCCGGCGGTGTGTGGGTCGCCGAGGGGGAGGGGCCGCTGGGGCCCTGGGATGTGAATGCGGCTCGTTACGTGCGGCCGGAGCATCTGTATGCCGGACAGTTGTTCCGCTTGCGGAACGGGCAGTGGGTGCTGACCGGGTTCAACAACATCGTCGACGGCGCATTCGTCGGTTCCGTACCGGACCCGCTGCCATGGGCTGAGATCGAGCTCGCAGAACGCCGGTAG
- a CDS encoding carbohydrate ABC transporter permease, producing the protein MTTATNAVDAPEQTAQRTVRRRGRAATKRRSKILTYLGLTVAAIVAVFPLLFMIFSSLKPDAQIFAHLGTLKAFLPVGDLSLDNYEGVFERVPAGRFIANSVIVTVAIVGLGLIVNSMIGFAISRMRWKGKNLILSLVLATLMVPFETIAVPLVFWVAKLPSIQWAVDGFLLKQGMLNTYQVQILPYVANALAIFLFAQHFGDIPKEIDEAARVDGASWWTIYRKIVVPLSGPTFATVAIITMLPAWNSYLWPLMVVQQESMRPVSVGMQYFFQLNPVWGQIMAYGTLITLPVLVIFVLFQRSFVQSLAGTAVKG; encoded by the coding sequence ATGACCACTGCAACCAACGCCGTTGACGCGCCGGAACAGACCGCCCAGAGAACTGTGCGGCGACGCGGGCGTGCCGCCACCAAGCGCCGCTCGAAGATCCTGACCTACCTGGGACTGACCGTGGCGGCCATCGTCGCCGTCTTCCCTCTGCTGTTCATGATCTTCTCCTCTCTCAAGCCCGATGCGCAGATCTTCGCCCACCTGGGCACACTCAAGGCCTTCCTGCCGGTAGGGGATCTGAGCTTGGACAACTACGAGGGCGTGTTCGAGCGGGTTCCGGCCGGACGCTTCATCGCCAACTCCGTCATCGTTACCGTCGCGATCGTGGGCCTGGGCCTGATCGTGAACTCCATGATCGGCTTCGCCATCTCGCGCATGCGTTGGAAGGGCAAGAACCTGATTCTGTCCCTGGTGCTGGCCACGCTCATGGTGCCCTTCGAGACCATCGCCGTGCCGCTGGTGTTCTGGGTAGCGAAGCTGCCCTCCATACAGTGGGCCGTGGACGGCTTCCTGCTCAAGCAGGGCATGCTCAACACCTACCAGGTGCAGATCCTGCCGTATGTAGCCAACGCCCTGGCGATCTTCCTGTTCGCCCAGCACTTCGGCGACATCCCCAAGGAGATCGACGAGGCGGCCCGTGTGGATGGCGCGAGCTGGTGGACCATCTACCGCAAGATTGTGGTGCCGCTGTCCGGACCCACCTTTGCGACCGTAGCCATCATCACCATGCTTCCTGCCTGGAACTCCTACCTGTGGCCGTTGATGGTGGTGCAGCAAGAATCCATGCGACCGGTGAGCGTGGGGATGCAGTACTTCTTCCAGCTCAACCCCGTGTGGGGACAGATCATGGCCTACGGGACTTTGATCACCCTGCCGGTGTTGGTCATCTTCGTCCTGTTCCAACGGTCTTTCGTGCAGTCGCTGGCCGGCACCGCGGTCAAGGGGTGA